In Dasypus novemcinctus isolate mDasNov1 chromosome 10, mDasNov1.1.hap2, whole genome shotgun sequence, one DNA window encodes the following:
- the LOC101414978 gene encoding membrane-spanning 4-domains subfamily A member 6A-like, translating into MTSQLMSSGSIVVLTSNGIKFPETGKPEPTDEGQDSLKKHLKTEVKVLGTLQILCGVMVMILGFLLASASFSPNFTPVYFTLLKAGYPFAGALCFIISGSLSIITKKKSTKSLVQSSLVANILSSLCALAGLILLSTKLAALGSALKQCFLEQKDVTPRTHYSYHFPQYPDNDCNAANSILAGLMSVMLIFTLLELCLAVLATVLWWKQGHSDFPGSVLFLTQSHKNKPSMNPDPGYEELLTS; encoded by the exons ATGACATCACAACTGATGTCCAGTGGGTCCATTGTGGTCCTCACATCAAATGGCATCAAGTTCCCTGAAACAGGGAAACCCGAGCCCACTGACGAAGGACAGGATAGCCTGAAGAAACATCTAAAAACAGAGGTCAAAGTTCTTGGG ACTCTCCAGATCCTGTGTGGAGTGATGGTTATGATCCTGGGGTTCCTTTTGGCCTCTGCTTCCTTTTCTCCAAATTTCACCCCAGTGTATTTCACCCTGTTGAAGGCTGGTTACCCATTTGCAGGAGCTTTGTGT TTCATCATCTCTGGATCTCTATCAATCATCACAAAGAAAAAGTCAACTAAATCTTTG GTTCAGAGCAGCCTGGTTGCAAACATTCTGAGTTCTTTATGTGCTCTAGCAGGTTTAATTTTGCTCTCTACCAAGTTGGCTGCTCTGGGTTCTGCCTTAAAACAGTGTTTCTTAGAACAAAAGGATGTGACACCTAGAACTCATTATTCATATCATTTTCCCCAATATCCTGACAATGACTGCAATGCTGCCAATTCCATTCTGGct GGACTGATGTCTGTGATGCTGATTTTCACTTTACTGGAGTTGTGCCTTGCTGTGCTTGCTACTGTGCTTTGGTGGAAACAGGGTCACTCTGACTTTCCTGGG AGTGTGCTTTTCCTGACTCAGAGTCACAAAAATAAACCCAGCATGAACCCTGACCCCGGATATGAAGAACTGTTGACATCTTAG